In one Mucilaginibacter ginsenosidivorax genomic region, the following are encoded:
- a CDS encoding Rpn family recombination-promoting nuclease/putative transposase, with translation MKDSKLPPPGKYIDPLVDFAFKKIFGSEPNKDLLIAFLNEVFRGRKHIVDLVYNKNEHHGDLKDEGAAIFDLLCTGDKGEHFLIEVQRAKQGYFKERALFYTSRLISDQAPKGKRNAWAYNIAEVYFIALLEDFTLDDSPEDKYLHDICLCNRDTGEIFYDKLGYTYIELAKFVKEGADLDSDLDKWLYLLKNMSRMDKIPAYLRKPIFEKLFSIAAYINLSKEEKTMYDSSLKYKWDNKNVLDYAIKEADTKAREEERIKAYEEKKVIARELKKEGLSNDLIAKTTKLSIEEIEKL, from the coding sequence ATGAAAGATAGTAAACTGCCGCCCCCCGGGAAATATATCGACCCTTTAGTTGATTTTGCTTTTAAAAAGATTTTCGGCAGCGAACCTAATAAGGATTTGCTCATCGCTTTTTTAAATGAAGTGTTCAGAGGTCGTAAACATATTGTTGACCTGGTTTACAACAAAAATGAACACCATGGCGATTTAAAGGACGAGGGCGCGGCCATATTCGACCTGCTTTGCACCGGTGATAAAGGCGAACACTTTTTAATAGAAGTACAGCGGGCAAAACAGGGATACTTTAAAGAAAGGGCTTTATTTTACACCAGCAGGCTAATAAGCGATCAGGCGCCAAAAGGTAAACGGAATGCCTGGGCTTACAACATTGCAGAAGTATATTTTATCGCCCTGCTTGAAGATTTTACCTTAGATGACAGCCCGGAAGATAAATACCTGCACGATATTTGCCTTTGTAACAGGGATACCGGCGAAATATTTTACGATAAACTGGGTTATACTTACATAGAATTAGCTAAATTTGTGAAAGAGGGGGCAGATTTAGATTCCGATCTGGACAAGTGGTTATATCTATTAAAAAATATGAGCCGAATGGATAAAATACCGGCTTATCTGCGTAAACCAATATTTGAAAAATTGTTCAGTATTGCAGCTTATATTAACCTTAGCAAGGAGGAAAAAACAATGTACGATAGCAGCTTAAAATATAAATGGGATAATAAAAATGTGTTGGACTATGCTATTAAGGAAGCCGATACGAAAGCGCGTGAAGAAGAACGAATAAAAGCATACGAAGAAAAAAAAGTGATTGCCCGTGAATTGAAAAAAGAAGGTTTGTCAAATGACCTTATTGCAAAAACAACTAAGCTGTCGATAGAGGAAATAGAAAAACTTTAA
- a CDS encoding M1 family metallopeptidase, which yields MKIKFLGFGLFALLAVNSQAQKTKVNPGDTTSNYNPAALFSPQFYTDKGNEFHSANGEPGPKYWQNRADYTIKVTLDTAAKTISGTVSINYVNNSPDALQYLWLQLDQNTYKKEARSNFFTGRVPGPNQHTTGYTIESVALDYGDVVKNVPYIITDTRMQVRLPHALGKGALKLRINYHYTIPGDFGNRTDYVNTKNGTIYEIAQWFPRMCVYDDSRGWDTLPFLGAGEFYLDYGDFDYQVTVPWDMIVAGSGELLNPKEVLTAKQIARLDAARASDKTVMIRSLAEVTDPASRPVNKGTLTWHYKMLNTRDVAFGASKAYVWDAARVNLPGGKKSLAMSVYPAESVGPNAWDRATEYLKKSIEYFSEKWFVYPYPVAINEAGIAGGMEYPGIVFDGITDKGSELYWVTAHEIGHNWFPMIVGSDERRFGWMDEGFNTFIDIYASDEFNKGEYAPKRDGEYAPGGGNPADEIIPILNDPASPPIMTAADATPEKYRHPLVYFKPAFGLVLLREQILGKDRFDYAFRNYIAKWAFKHPQPDDFFRSMESGAGEDLSWFWKGWFYNNWVSDIAITAAQNVGSNATKGVKITVVSKEQLPMPFTVELKYKDGSKKRHYLPVETWMQRKVVTVILPDEKDVESVTIDPDNALPDLNRGNNSVKVSPL from the coding sequence ATGAAAATTAAATTTTTAGGCTTCGGTCTATTCGCACTTTTAGCTGTCAATTCCCAGGCGCAAAAAACAAAAGTTAACCCCGGCGATACCACATCCAACTACAACCCGGCCGCCTTATTTTCGCCGCAGTTTTATACCGATAAGGGCAACGAATTCCATTCGGCCAACGGCGAACCCGGCCCGAAATATTGGCAAAACCGTGCCGACTATACCATTAAGGTAACGCTGGATACTGCTGCCAAAACCATCAGCGGTACAGTAAGCATCAACTATGTAAATAATAGCCCTGATGCCTTGCAGTACCTATGGCTGCAACTGGATCAAAACACCTATAAAAAAGAGGCCCGTTCCAACTTTTTTACCGGCCGGGTACCGGGGCCTAACCAGCATACTACAGGCTACACCATTGAATCTGTGGCTTTAGATTATGGCGACGTGGTTAAAAACGTGCCTTATATAATCACCGATACCCGTATGCAAGTACGCTTACCACATGCCCTGGGTAAGGGTGCTTTAAAACTTCGAATCAATTATCATTATACTATTCCGGGTGATTTTGGTAACCGTACAGATTACGTAAACACCAAAAACGGAACGATTTACGAGATAGCACAGTGGTTTCCGCGTATGTGCGTTTATGATGATAGCCGCGGCTGGGATACCCTGCCATTTTTGGGCGCAGGCGAGTTTTATTTAGATTATGGCGATTTTGATTACCAGGTTACCGTACCATGGGATATGATTGTAGCTGGTTCGGGCGAATTGTTAAACCCAAAAGAAGTTTTAACAGCCAAACAAATTGCCCGCCTTGATGCAGCCCGCGCAAGCGATAAAACGGTAATGATACGCAGCCTGGCCGAGGTTACCGACCCGGCAAGCCGCCCTGTTAACAAAGGCACGCTTACCTGGCATTACAAGATGCTAAATACCCGCGATGTGGCTTTTGGCGCATCAAAAGCCTATGTTTGGGATGCGGCAAGGGTTAATTTGCCGGGCGGCAAAAAATCATTGGCCATGTCTGTTTACCCGGCCGAAAGTGTTGGCCCAAATGCCTGGGACCGCGCTACTGAGTACTTAAAAAAATCGATAGAGTATTTTTCAGAAAAATGGTTTGTGTACCCCTACCCTGTGGCTATTAACGAGGCCGGTATTGCCGGCGGTATGGAGTATCCGGGTATTGTGTTTGACGGCATTACCGATAAAGGCAGCGAGTTGTATTGGGTAACCGCGCACGAGATAGGGCACAACTGGTTCCCGATGATCGTAGGATCGGACGAACGCCGTTTTGGCTGGATGGACGAGGGCTTTAACACCTTTATTGACATTTACGCATCGGACGAATTTAACAAAGGCGAATATGCCCCTAAACGCGATGGTGAATATGCGCCCGGCGGCGGTAACCCCGCCGATGAGATCATCCCGATTTTGAACGATCCCGCTTCGCCGCCTATCATGACCGCTGCAGATGCTACACCCGAAAAATACCGCCACCCACTGGTTTATTTTAAACCCGCATTTGGCCTGGTTTTACTGCGCGAACAGATACTGGGTAAGGATAGGTTTGATTATGCCTTCCGCAACTACATCGCTAAATGGGCATTTAAACACCCACAACCCGACGACTTTTTCCGCTCGATGGAAAGCGGCGCCGGCGAAGACCTTTCCTGGTTTTGGAAAGGCTGGTTTTATAATAACTGGGTAAGCGATATAGCCATTACAGCGGCCCAAAACGTTGGCAGTAATGCTACCAAAGGCGTAAAAATAACCGTTGTGAGTAAAGAGCAGCTGCCAATGCCATTCACTGTAGAATTAAAGTATAAAGACGGCAGCAAAAAGCGCCACTACCTGCCTGTTGAAACCTGGATGCAGCGCAAAGTAGTAACCGTAATTCTGCCCGATGAAAAGGATGTTGAAAGCGTTACGATTGACCCCGATAATGCTTTACCTGATTTGAACAGGGGGAACAATAGCGTGAAGGTGAGCCCCCTCTAA
- a CDS encoding radical SAM protein yields MPERPYIYYDFTLSICSTCLRRVDAKIVFEDDKVFMLKNCRQHGFEKVLIATDVEYYKNCRNYAKRSEMPLKFNAKTHYGCPYDCGLCQDHEQHSCLTVVEVTDRCNLSCPTCYAMSSPSYGRHRTLQEIEQMLDVIVENESKPDVVQISGGEPTVHPQFFEILDIAKTKPIKHLMLNTNGIRIAKDENFVKRLATYMPDFEIYLQFDSFKKEALEQLRGEDLREVRVKAIEHLNKYNLSTTLVVTLQKGLNTDEIGEIIEYALKQPCIRGVTFQPTQQAGRLENFNEQTDRYTLTEVRTAILEQTNIFNKNDLIPVPCNPDALVMAYALKLGDQVFPLTRMISPDDLLDNSKNTIVYEQDEQLKGHLLNMFSTGNSVDKAKEHLHSILCCLPEIDAPSLNYDNLFRVIIMQFIDAHNFDVRAIKKSCVHIVNKDMQIIPFETMNIFYRDDKREYLEQLRNEITV; encoded by the coding sequence ATGCCTGAACGCCCTTATATTTATTATGATTTTACCCTGAGCATTTGCTCCACCTGTTTGCGTCGGGTTGATGCCAAAATTGTGTTTGAGGACGATAAGGTGTTCATGCTTAAAAACTGCCGCCAGCATGGTTTCGAAAAAGTATTGATAGCTACCGACGTTGAGTATTATAAAAACTGCCGCAACTATGCCAAGCGTAGCGAAATGCCGCTCAAATTCAACGCCAAAACACATTACGGCTGCCCTTATGATTGCGGCCTGTGCCAGGATCACGAACAGCACTCCTGCCTCACCGTGGTTGAAGTTACCGATAGGTGCAATTTAAGCTGCCCAACCTGCTATGCCATGTCGTCGCCAAGCTATGGCCGGCACCGCACCTTGCAGGAGATTGAACAGATGCTGGACGTGATTGTAGAGAACGAGAGCAAACCCGATGTGGTACAGATAAGTGGCGGGGAGCCTACCGTGCATCCCCAGTTTTTCGAGATATTGGACATTGCCAAAACAAAGCCCATTAAACACCTGATGCTGAATACCAACGGCATCCGCATAGCCAAAGATGAAAACTTTGTAAAGCGGCTGGCTACCTATATGCCCGATTTTGAGATATACCTGCAGTTTGATTCCTTTAAAAAAGAAGCTTTGGAACAATTGCGCGGTGAGGATTTGCGCGAGGTGCGCGTAAAGGCTATTGAACACCTGAATAAATACAACCTGTCAACTACTTTGGTAGTAACGCTGCAAAAAGGATTGAATACCGACGAGATAGGCGAGATTATTGAATATGCGCTGAAACAGCCCTGTATTCGCGGGGTAACCTTCCAGCCAACACAGCAGGCCGGCCGGTTGGAGAATTTTAATGAGCAAACAGATAGGTACACGCTAACCGAAGTGCGCACCGCTATATTGGAGCAAACCAACATCTTCAATAAAAACGACCTGATCCCGGTACCCTGCAACCCCGACGCGCTGGTAATGGCCTACGCCTTAAAACTGGGCGACCAGGTGTTCCCGCTCACACGGATGATAAGCCCGGATGATTTGCTGGATAATTCCAAAAATACCATTGTATACGAGCAGGACGAACAACTGAAAGGCCATTTGCTCAACATGTTTAGCACCGGTAATTCGGTTGATAAAGCTAAGGAGCACCTGCATTCGATATTATGCTGCCTGCCCGAAATTGATGCACCAAGTTTGAATTATGATAATCTGTTCAGGGTGATTATTATGCAATTCATCGATGCCCATAATTTTGACGTACGCGCCATCAAAAAATCATGCGTGCATATCGTAAACAAAGATATGCAGATCATCCCCTTTGAAACCATGAACATTTTTTATCGTGATGATAAACGGGAATATTTAGAACAGTTACGAAACGAGATAACAGTATGA
- the mqnC gene encoding cyclic dehypoxanthinyl futalosine synthase — protein MNTADLLQRALRFDFLTLEEGVYLYNNAPTADLMYTANELRKKQVPHGKVTWQIDRNVNTTNVCIANCKFCNFFRRPGHEDSYITDIETYKKKIEETFRYGGDQLLLQGGHHPDLGLKFYTDLFSELKQLYPKLKLHSLGPPEIAHVAKLENMSHIDVLRAMKESGLDSLPGAGAEILNDRVRRLISKGKCGGKEWLDVMRAAHQLNLPTSATMMFGHIETIEERFEHLVWIREVQSEKPEGHYGFVAFIPWPFQDDGTLLRKVRGITNNVTGDEYIRMIALSRIMLPNIKNIQASWLTVGKQVAQLCLHAGANDFGSIMIEENVVSAAGAPHRFTAKGIQDSIKEAGFEPQLRTQKYDWRDIPVEIEEQVIDY, from the coding sequence ATGAACACAGCCGATCTGTTGCAACGCGCTTTGCGGTTTGATTTTTTAACCCTGGAAGAAGGGGTTTATCTTTATAATAATGCCCCTACTGCCGATTTAATGTACACCGCCAACGAACTGCGTAAAAAACAGGTTCCGCATGGTAAGGTTACCTGGCAAATTGATCGTAATGTTAATACTACCAATGTATGTATAGCCAATTGCAAGTTTTGTAACTTTTTTCGCAGGCCCGGCCATGAGGATAGCTACATTACCGATATTGAAACCTACAAAAAGAAGATAGAAGAAACTTTCCGCTATGGCGGCGATCAGTTGCTGCTGCAGGGTGGTCACCACCCCGACTTAGGGCTAAAATTTTATACCGATCTGTTCAGCGAACTGAAACAGCTGTATCCAAAGTTAAAACTGCACTCTTTAGGTCCGCCGGAGATAGCGCACGTAGCCAAGCTGGAGAATATGAGCCATATAGATGTGCTCAGGGCGATGAAAGAGTCTGGACTTGATTCACTACCCGGTGCAGGCGCCGAGATACTGAACGACCGTGTACGCCGCCTGATATCAAAAGGTAAATGTGGCGGCAAAGAGTGGCTGGATGTAATGCGTGCAGCCCATCAGCTCAACCTGCCTACATCTGCCACCATGATGTTTGGCCACATTGAAACCATCGAAGAACGCTTTGAGCACCTGGTTTGGATCCGCGAGGTACAATCCGAAAAACCGGAAGGTCATTATGGGTTTGTTGCCTTTATTCCATGGCCTTTCCAGGACGATGGCACGCTGCTACGTAAAGTTCGTGGCATCACCAATAATGTAACCGGCGATGAATACATCCGCATGATAGCCTTGAGTCGCATTATGCTGCCTAATATTAAAAACATACAAGCGTCATGGCTTACCGTTGGTAAACAGGTTGCCCAATTGTGCTTACATGCCGGCGCTAACGATTTTGGATCGATCATGATTGAAGAAAACGTAGTATCCGCCGCAGGCGCACCGCACAGGTTTACCGCCAAAGGCATCCAGGATTCAATCAAAGAAGCTGGTTTTGAACCCCAGCTGCGCACCCAAAAATACGACTGGCGCGATATACCGGTTGAAATTGAGGAACAAGTTATTGATTATTAA
- a CDS encoding GNAT family N-acetyltransferase — MIITEVKDKTSKKAFLNLARTLYKDDKNWVCPLDNDIEVVFDPAKNNFHQDGKCTRWILADDNGKVIGRVAAFINNKKAYHYEQPTGGMGFFECINDKKAAFLLFDTAKKWLRDNGMQAMDGPINFGENDNFWGLLVDGFTHPSYGMNYNFPYYRAFFEDYGFKTLYEQITNHLDVHKPFSERFTKIANWVIKKPGYDFRHFEIKKMEKFAADFIEIYNDAWQDFENFVPITQATIAESFKKMKPLMDEKLIWFAYIDDEPAAFIIILPDANQMLKPLNGKLDLIGKLKFLYYRWKGVSRMRAIVMGTKQKYQKHGLESAIFIKLKEYVLPLKQYDELELSWVGDFNEKMIAIHAAVGATFGKKHLTMRCAF; from the coding sequence ATGATTATTACCGAAGTAAAAGATAAAACATCAAAAAAAGCATTTTTAAACCTTGCGCGTACTTTGTATAAGGACGACAAAAACTGGGTTTGCCCGCTGGATAATGATATTGAAGTGGTATTTGATCCGGCAAAAAACAACTTCCACCAGGATGGTAAGTGCACCCGCTGGATTTTGGCCGATGATAATGGCAAGGTGATAGGCCGCGTTGCTGCCTTCATCAATAATAAAAAAGCCTATCATTATGAGCAGCCAACCGGCGGCATGGGCTTTTTTGAATGCATCAACGATAAAAAGGCAGCTTTCCTGTTATTTGATACTGCAAAAAAATGGTTGCGGGATAATGGCATGCAAGCCATGGATGGGCCTATCAATTTTGGCGAGAACGATAATTTTTGGGGATTGCTGGTAGACGGCTTTACACACCCCTCCTATGGCATGAACTATAATTTCCCCTACTACAGGGCTTTTTTTGAAGATTACGGTTTTAAAACCCTATACGAACAAATTACCAATCACCTGGATGTTCACAAGCCTTTTTCGGAGCGCTTCACAAAAATTGCCAACTGGGTTATTAAAAAGCCAGGGTACGATTTCAGGCATTTCGAGATAAAGAAAATGGAAAAGTTTGCTGCCGATTTTATTGAGATTTATAACGATGCCTGGCAGGATTTTGAAAACTTTGTACCTATTACCCAGGCTACCATTGCCGAAAGCTTTAAAAAAATGAAGCCACTGATGGACGAGAAACTCATCTGGTTTGCCTACATTGATGATGAACCGGCTGCATTTATTATCATTTTGCCCGATGCCAACCAGATGCTTAAGCCACTAAACGGAAAGCTCGACCTGATTGGTAAGCTTAAATTTTTATATTATCGTTGGAAAGGCGTATCGCGTATGCGGGCGATAGTGATGGGCACCAAGCAAAAATACCAGAAACATGGCCTGGAATCGGCAATATTTATTAAGCTTAAAGAATACGTTTTGCCTTTAAAACAATATGACGAGCTGGAATTATCCTGGGTTGGGGATTTTAACGAGAAAATGATTGCCATTCACGCAGCCGTGGGAGCTACATTTGGCAAAAAGCATTTAACAATGCGCTGTGCATTCTAA
- a CDS encoding Rrf2 family transcriptional regulator, which produces MNGQFQIAVHILTLLNAQPGELLSSDYIAGSININPVLVRKEISNLRKYGLIDSKEGKAGGYSLALPADKISFSDVYRAVKVAPALGQAKNKPNPACPVGKQISQHLDDLAEEVDTTIFNKLKTMTLADFSSKFE; this is translated from the coding sequence ATGAACGGACAATTTCAAATAGCTGTACATATCCTTACCCTGCTCAATGCGCAGCCGGGCGAGCTATTGTCGTCTGATTATATTGCCGGCAGCATCAATATCAATCCAGTATTGGTACGTAAGGAAATTAGTAACCTGCGCAAATACGGTTTAATAGATAGTAAAGAAGGTAAAGCTGGTGGTTATAGTTTGGCCCTGCCGGCCGATAAAATTTCCTTCAGCGATGTGTACAGGGCCGTAAAAGTTGCGCCAGCCCTGGGCCAGGCAAAAAATAAGCCCAATCCGGCATGTCCGGTAGGTAAACAAATAAGCCAGCACCTGGATGATTTGGCCGAAGAAGTTGATACCACCATATTTAACAAACTAAAAACAATGACTTTGGCTGACTTCAGCAGTAAATTCGAGTAA
- a CDS encoding DUF4261 domain-containing protein encodes MGLFNIFKKKTALPANEPEAELERLENFPELLMFKLLFINKPELNINKILTEAKTYFTNIEGSENEGSLLFSFPGIKIEFADAIIDAQCVIAQNENISLPETAFQQNWNWQEANDVAAECKYEVLVTDMLSRMLEYKQRVNWFMNFLVAVTRATKPDAVYSFHSQKIIKPADLISNWDSVEKQALYSICNVRLYNISDSAKKELLMDTVGLHSLGLPDFQIRFVDFEANEIAGLLWNYAYYIYDYGDVIENGNTLEGTTTGTKWKCERIVSPLNPERVIISVLPN; translated from the coding sequence ATGGGCTTATTTAATATTTTTAAAAAGAAAACCGCACTACCAGCTAATGAGCCGGAAGCCGAATTGGAGCGTTTAGAGAATTTCCCTGAATTGTTGATGTTTAAATTGCTTTTTATTAACAAGCCGGAGCTTAATATTAATAAAATACTAACCGAAGCGAAGACGTATTTCACAAACATTGAGGGCTCGGAGAATGAGGGTTCTCTTTTATTTTCATTTCCAGGTATCAAGATTGAGTTTGCAGACGCGATTATAGATGCGCAATGTGTTATAGCCCAAAACGAAAATATAAGCTTGCCCGAAACTGCGTTTCAACAAAACTGGAATTGGCAGGAAGCTAATGATGTAGCTGCCGAATGTAAATACGAAGTATTGGTTACCGATATGCTTTCGCGAATGCTTGAATATAAGCAAAGGGTAAATTGGTTTATGAACTTTTTGGTAGCTGTAACCAGGGCCACTAAACCCGATGCTGTTTACTCTTTTCACAGCCAAAAAATAATTAAGCCTGCCGATTTGATAAGTAACTGGGATAGTGTAGAAAAACAGGCTTTATACAGCATATGTAATGTACGGCTTTACAACATAAGCGATTCGGCTAAAAAAGAATTACTGATGGATACGGTTGGGCTCCATTCGCTTGGGTTACCTGATTTTCAGATAAGGTTTGTGGATTTTGAAGCTAACGAAATTGCCGGTTTATTGTGGAATTACGCCTATTATATTTACGACTACGGAGATGTAATAGAAAACGGGAATACACTGGAAGGTACTACAACCGGCACCAAATGGAAATGCGAAAGAATTGTATCGCCACTCAATCCGGAGCGGGTTATTATAAGCGTGCTCCCTAACTAA
- a CDS encoding helix-turn-helix domain-containing protein, translating into MKTLGKKIRLLRHQKGWSQEDVAKRLDISIPAFSKIETGITDINLSRLEQIATLFEMSVVQLLTFNDADQDQKFVNELETVNKRLMDRETEVIDLQKKVIELFEELRHSKATA; encoded by the coding sequence ATGAAAACACTTGGAAAAAAAATCAGACTATTACGTCATCAAAAAGGGTGGAGCCAGGAGGATGTTGCAAAACGGTTAGATATTTCCATTCCCGCTTTCTCGAAGATAGAGACGGGTATTACCGACATTAATTTATCAAGACTTGAACAAATAGCAACTTTGTTCGAAATGTCAGTAGTTCAGCTACTTACTTTTAATGATGCCGATCAGGATCAAAAATTTGTTAACGAATTGGAAACAGTTAACAAACGTTTAATGGATCGTGAAACCGAAGTTATCGATCTGCAGAAAAAGGTAATTGAGCTGTTTGAAGAGCTTAGGCACTCAAAAGCTACCGCATAA
- the scpB gene encoding SMC-Scp complex subunit ScpB codes for MTHHIEALIFASEQGIRLEEIMYCLQAAFERDFTADEVNESLKAIELKYSDDNLAIELVKVGNGYQFFTKKQYHPVINLLQLQRSKKRLSQAALETLAIIAYKQPVTKTDVEQIRGVNCDYSIQKLLEKELIAITGKSEALGKPILYGTSGLFMDYFGINSIQELPQIKDFTSTSVAIGEQTE; via the coding sequence ATGACCCACCATATAGAGGCACTCATCTTTGCATCTGAACAAGGTATACGGCTGGAGGAGATCATGTATTGCCTCCAGGCTGCTTTTGAACGCGATTTTACTGCCGATGAAGTGAATGAGAGCCTAAAAGCCATCGAGCTAAAATATAGCGACGATAACCTGGCCATCGAATTGGTAAAAGTGGGCAATGGCTACCAGTTTTTCACCAAGAAACAGTACCACCCTGTTATCAATTTATTGCAATTACAACGCTCTAAAAAAAGATTGAGCCAGGCCGCATTGGAAACCCTTGCCATTATTGCATATAAACAGCCGGTAACCAAAACAGATGTAGAGCAAATTCGTGGTGTAAACTGCGATTATTCGATCCAAAAACTGCTGGAAAAAGAGCTAATAGCTATAACCGGGAAGTCGGAAGCGCTCGGAAAACCCATATTGTACGGCACCAGCGGCCTTTTTATGGATTACTTTGGAATTAACAGCATACAGGAATTACCTCAGATTAAGGATTTTACAAGCACATCCGTAGCCATTGGCGAACAAACAGAATAA
- a CDS encoding prolipoprotein diacylglyceryl transferase: protein MHFPVNIPIGKSSIPVHFVCETLAYFLGYRYYAWLRRNTHDQISTENRLVIFIGAAFGAFVGSHVVGVLENPALLSKFSLIYFMGNKTIVGGMLGGLIGVELTKKKIGVTVSSGDLMVYPLILAMIIGRTGCFLAGLEDGTYGVASNLPWAINFGDGIRRHPTNLYEIVFWILLWLVLKLIERGHQFTDGSKFKVFMTSCLLFRFLDEFIKPDYFFSFGLSVIQLVCLAGIVYYYKVFIHPSKLIKTDA, encoded by the coding sequence ATGCACTTCCCCGTAAACATCCCTATAGGTAAATCATCTATCCCTGTACATTTTGTGTGCGAAACGCTGGCTTATTTTTTAGGCTACCGCTACTATGCCTGGCTGCGCCGGAATACCCACGACCAGATCAGTACCGAAAACCGGCTTGTCATCTTTATAGGCGCTGCCTTCGGGGCATTTGTAGGCTCGCATGTGGTTGGCGTTTTGGAGAACCCGGCGCTGCTGTCAAAGTTCAGCCTCATTTACTTTATGGGCAATAAAACCATTGTGGGCGGAATGCTTGGCGGATTGATAGGAGTGGAGCTTACCAAGAAGAAAATAGGTGTAACCGTATCATCCGGCGATTTAATGGTCTACCCGCTGATACTGGCCATGATTATCGGTCGAACAGGGTGTTTCCTGGCGGGATTGGAAGATGGTACTTACGGCGTAGCCTCAAACCTGCCCTGGGCTATTAACTTTGGTGATGGCATCCGCAGGCATCCCACAAACCTTTACGAGATTGTGTTTTGGATTTTGCTTTGGCTCGTTTTAAAGTTGATTGAACGGGGGCACCAGTTCACAGACGGTTCAAAGTTTAAGGTTTTTATGACGAGTTGCCTGTTATTCAGGTTTTTGGACGAGTTTATTAAGCCTGATTACTTTTTTAGTTTCGGGCTTTCGGTAATTCAGTTAGTTTGTTTGGCTGGTATTGTGTATTATTATAAAGTATTTATACACCCATCTAAACTGATAAAAACCGATGCCTGA
- a CDS encoding carboxypeptidase-like regulatory domain-containing protein: MNTIQNINIPKPCHQSWQQMMPAESGRHCTQCCKTVTDFTTMTNSQVIAYLSNTGNVCGRFNEHQLTNLNHQFVADAPATPSSRWKRLAVIMGIASFALSFKAVAQNKPAITVQTPRPTGDAGRIVLGKVLATTDAAETRVINGRIYDDQDVPMPGVIIKIPSSITGTTTDTAGKFRLIIPADTKQVQVSFIGYKTLLVDICADDNYQVKLTTEQYVWMGEVVVTRAPLIKRIYYKCIKRPIRKIFN, translated from the coding sequence ATGAATACCATCCAAAACATTAACATACCTAAACCTTGTCACCAATCGTGGCAGCAAATGATGCCTGCCGAAAGTGGCAGGCATTGCACCCAATGCTGTAAAACTGTTACCGATTTTACAACCATGACTAATAGCCAGGTTATTGCTTATCTAAGCAATACAGGCAATGTTTGTGGAAGGTTTAATGAGCACCAGCTAACTAACCTCAATCACCAGTTTGTTGCCGATGCCCCGGCAACGCCTTCAAGTCGTTGGAAAAGGCTAGCTGTTATAATGGGCATAGCAAGTTTTGCCTTATCATTTAAAGCTGTAGCGCAAAATAAACCAGCTATAACAGTGCAAACTCCCCGGCCAACCGGCGACGCTGGCCGTATTGTGTTAGGTAAGGTATTAGCCACCACGGATGCCGCTGAAACCAGGGTAATTAACGGGCGCATATATGACGACCAAGACGTGCCAATGCCGGGTGTGATAATCAAAATACCATCGAGCATAACAGGTACTACAACCGATACAGCCGGTAAATTCAGGCTGATTATACCGGCAGACACAAAACAAGTACAGGTTTCATTTATAGGATACAAAACACTGCTGGTTGACATTTGTGCAGATGACAATTACCAGGTAAAACTTACTACCGAACAATATGTCTGGATGGGCGAGGTGGTGGTAACCAGGGCTCCGCTTATCAAACGGATTTATTACAAATGCATTAAAAGGCCGATACGGAAGATATTTAATTGA